Proteins from a single region of Gordonia hongkongensis:
- a CDS encoding RtcB family protein: MNSMPTKVSPKVLNYASHVDDNTLTQAAETARLPFVHPHIALMPDAHFGKGSAVGTVIPTTGAVIPAAVGVDIGCGMIAVQTRLRAADIDGMDLGRLRRTIEDAIPLSPGNYNRGLDRFEFTRPRIDALAEQATKDGVDLSHSPKWREQLGSLGGGNHFIELCLDEGDVVWLFLHSGSRGVGNKIAQKHIKIAQRLCRQWWIKLPNADLAYLPQGTPELTAYLGDLSWAQRFAFENRAEMMDRFVEVFGKWFADNASGGVVEETESLEVDRINCHHNYTVRETHAGQDVWLTRKGAIDAHEGVRGVIPGSMGTRSYVVRGKGNPAGLCSAPHGAGRRFSRSEARRRFTADDLAARMAGIEYRHGEQWVDEIPDAYKDIEQVMADAVDLVDIEYTLRQILNVKGT; the protein is encoded by the coding sequence ATGAACTCCATGCCGACCAAGGTGTCGCCCAAGGTGCTGAACTATGCATCGCACGTGGACGACAACACCCTGACCCAAGCGGCCGAGACCGCCCGGTTGCCGTTCGTGCACCCGCACATCGCCCTCATGCCCGACGCACACTTCGGGAAGGGCTCCGCGGTGGGCACCGTCATCCCGACGACCGGCGCGGTGATTCCCGCGGCCGTCGGCGTCGACATCGGCTGCGGCATGATCGCGGTGCAGACGCGCCTGCGCGCCGCGGACATCGACGGAATGGACCTCGGGCGACTGCGGAGGACGATCGAGGACGCGATCCCGCTGTCGCCCGGCAACTACAACCGCGGTCTGGACCGGTTCGAGTTCACCCGGCCACGCATTGATGCCCTCGCCGAACAGGCGACGAAAGACGGTGTCGACCTGTCACATTCGCCGAAGTGGCGGGAGCAGCTGGGCTCGCTCGGCGGTGGCAACCACTTCATCGAGCTGTGCCTCGACGAGGGCGACGTGGTGTGGCTGTTCCTGCACTCGGGTTCGCGGGGAGTCGGCAACAAGATCGCGCAGAAGCACATCAAGATCGCTCAGCGGTTGTGCCGCCAGTGGTGGATCAAGCTGCCGAACGCCGACCTCGCATACCTGCCGCAGGGGACCCCGGAACTGACCGCCTATCTGGGGGATCTGTCCTGGGCGCAGCGGTTCGCGTTCGAGAACCGCGCCGAGATGATGGACCGCTTCGTCGAGGTGTTCGGAAAGTGGTTCGCAGACAACGCCTCCGGTGGCGTCGTCGAGGAAACGGAATCCCTGGAGGTGGACCGGATCAATTGCCACCACAACTACACCGTGCGGGAGACGCACGCGGGCCAGGACGTCTGGCTCACCCGGAAGGGTGCGATCGACGCCCATGAGGGCGTACGGGGCGTCATCCCGGGTTCGATGGGTACACGGTCGTATGTGGTGCGCGGCAAGGGGAATCCCGCGGGCCTGTGCTCGGCGCCGCACGGTGCCGGTCGGCGGTTCTCGCGGAGCGAGGCGCGGAGGCGGTTCACCGCCGACGATCTCGCCGCCCGGATGGCAGGGATCGAGTACCGTCACGGCGAGCAGTGGGTCGACGAGATCCCGGACGCGTACAAGGACATCGAGCAGGTCATGGCCGACGCCGTCGATCTGGTGGACATCGAGTACACCCTGCGACAGATCCTCAACGTCAAGGGGACGTGA
- a CDS encoding peroxiredoxin yields MSGALPSAPLTVGDRAPDFALRDQNNQLVSLSTLRADRNVLVVFFPLAFTGTCQGELGYIRDQQPRFDNDDVTTVTISVGPSPTHKVWSAAQGFLFPLLSDFWPHGDTARVYGVFNEDRGYANRGTFLVDRDGTIVFADMVGPGEVRENAVWDKALGVIG; encoded by the coding sequence ATGAGCGGTGCTCTGCCTTCTGCGCCCCTGACCGTCGGTGACCGGGCCCCGGATTTCGCCCTGCGCGACCAGAACAACCAGCTCGTGTCGCTGTCGACCCTGCGAGCCGACCGCAACGTGCTCGTCGTGTTCTTCCCGCTCGCGTTCACCGGTACCTGCCAGGGCGAGCTCGGCTACATCCGCGACCAGCAGCCCCGTTTCGACAATGACGACGTGACCACGGTGACCATCTCGGTCGGACCCTCTCCCACGCACAAGGTGTGGTCCGCCGCGCAGGGTTTCCTGTTCCCGCTGCTGTCCGACTTCTGGCCGCACGGCGACACCGCGCGCGTCTACGGGGTGTTCAACGAGGATCGCGGCTACGCGAACCGCGGGACCTTTCTCGTCGATCGGGACGGCACGATCGTCTTCGCCGACATGGTCGGTCCCGGTGAGGTGCGCGAGAACGCGGTCTGGGACAAGGCACTCGGCGTCATCGGCTGA
- a CDS encoding CsbD family protein has protein sequence MGFSDKVGNKAEDLSGKAKEAAGDVTGDDQLKSEGKGDQLSAAVKDGVENVKDAASNIKDKLTGK, from the coding sequence ATGGGATTCAGCGACAAGGTCGGCAACAAGGCCGAGGACCTCTCGGGTAAGGCCAAGGAGGCCGCCGGCGATGTGACCGGTGACGACCAACTCAAGAGCGAGGGCAAGGGCGATCAGCTCTCCGCCGCCGTCAAAGACGGCGTGGAGAACGTCAAGGACGCCGCGTCGAACATCAAGGACAAGCTGACCGGCAAGTGA
- a CDS encoding DUF6286 domain-containing protein: protein MTQTAPESGTAPVATLRNTDAQNVFPPAALPGAAIAGAALGLALLALGAAAVRDIAVDASWLNGRPWSVTAAEWVAELQWQNWMWPAAIGSIFVGLVLLWIAIKPRRRTHLELAAGEGMWTRPGDVARRCSAAVSDLPGVLDADTVVTRRKVTCTVGVRRQVADRALIDSTVAAVAADLASSPRVVVRVRDRGPRSVR from the coding sequence ATGACGCAGACCGCACCCGAATCGGGTACCGCTCCTGTCGCGACCCTACGGAACACCGACGCCCAGAACGTCTTCCCACCTGCAGCTCTCCCGGGCGCTGCGATCGCCGGCGCAGCGTTGGGGCTCGCTCTCCTCGCTCTCGGCGCGGCAGCCGTACGCGACATCGCCGTCGACGCGAGCTGGCTCAATGGTCGTCCGTGGTCGGTCACCGCCGCCGAGTGGGTCGCAGAACTGCAGTGGCAGAACTGGATGTGGCCGGCCGCGATCGGGTCGATCTTCGTAGGCCTCGTCCTGCTGTGGATCGCGATCAAGCCTCGTCGCCGGACCCACCTCGAACTCGCCGCCGGCGAGGGGATGTGGACCCGCCCCGGAGACGTCGCCCGACGCTGCAGCGCCGCCGTGTCCGACCTGCCCGGCGTACTCGACGCCGACACCGTGGTGACGCGACGGAAGGTCACCTGCACCGTCGGGGTGCGGAGACAGGTCGCCGACCGCGCCCTCATCGACAGCACGGTCGCCGCCGTGGCGGCCGATCTCGCCTCGTCACCGCGGGTTGTGGTGCGCGTGCGCGATCGAGGACCGAGGAGCGTCCGATGA
- a CDS encoding DUF3052 domain-containing protein, whose product MVAATDGSNAQKLGLTAGLVVQELGWDEDTDDELRADIEDAIDAEMVDEDADDVVDVVVLWWRDGDGDLVDALMDAIGPLAEDGFVWVLSPKTGKSGYVDPSEIAEAAPTAGLTQTSAISLGDWSAARLVQPKARAGKKA is encoded by the coding sequence GTGGTAGCCGCCACAGACGGTAGCAACGCCCAGAAACTGGGCTTGACCGCAGGTTTGGTCGTGCAGGAACTCGGCTGGGACGAGGACACCGACGACGAACTGCGCGCTGACATCGAGGACGCCATCGACGCCGAGATGGTCGACGAGGATGCCGATGACGTCGTCGACGTCGTGGTCCTCTGGTGGCGCGACGGCGACGGCGACCTCGTCGACGCCCTCATGGATGCGATCGGTCCGCTCGCCGAAGACGGTTTCGTGTGGGTGTTGTCGCCGAAGACCGGCAAGTCCGGCTACGTCGATCCGAGTGAGATCGCCGAGGCGGCCCCGACCGCGGGACTCACCCAGACGTCGGCCATCAGCCTCGGTGACTGGTCGGCGGCCCGACTGGTCCAACCGAAGGCCCGCGCGGGCAAGAAAGCATGA